One window of the Streptomyces sp. NBC_00259 genome contains the following:
- a CDS encoding GNAT family N-acetyltransferase translates to METAPPQDPTSLSYRDATEADVPALVELVESAYRGDASRSGWTTEADILDGQRTDPDGVRQVISAPGSRLLVVHRDDELVACCQLEHRGDAAYFGMFAVRPGLQGGGLGKRILAEAERTAREAWGVGEMHMTVISVREELIAWYERRGYRRTGRMTPFPYGDERFGVPQRDDLQFELLVKPLGGAAGG, encoded by the coding sequence ATGGAGACGGCCCCGCCCCAGGACCCCACCAGCCTGTCCTACCGCGATGCGACCGAGGCCGACGTGCCCGCGCTCGTGGAGCTGGTCGAGTCGGCCTACCGAGGGGACGCCAGCCGGTCCGGCTGGACCACGGAGGCGGACATCCTGGACGGACAGCGGACCGATCCCGACGGTGTGCGCCAGGTCATCAGCGCGCCCGGCAGCCGGCTCCTCGTGGTGCACCGCGACGACGAGCTCGTCGCCTGCTGCCAGCTCGAACACCGAGGCGACGCCGCGTACTTCGGCATGTTCGCCGTCCGTCCCGGGCTCCAGGGCGGCGGCCTGGGCAAGCGGATCCTCGCCGAGGCCGAGCGCACCGCGCGGGAGGCATGGGGCGTCGGCGAGATGCACATGACCGTGATCTCGGTGCGCGAGGAGCTGATCGCCTGGTACGAACGGCGCGGCTACCGCCGTACGGGACGGATGACCCCGTTCCCGTACGGCGACGAGCGCTTCGGCGTCCCACAGCGCGACGACCTGCAGTTCGAGCTGCTGGTGAAGCCCCTGGGAGGAGCGGCCGGCGGGTGA
- a CDS encoding VOC family protein has translation MMHVLSSRILLRPTDPERSRRFYKDILNLQIYREFGTGPDRGTVYFLGGGFLELSGRSETPPAPGISLWLQVSDAKAAYGHVVARGATVDRPPQREPWGLVEMWLTDPDGVRIVVVEVPEDHPLRHRP, from the coding sequence ATGATGCATGTGCTGAGCAGCCGCATCCTGCTGCGGCCGACCGATCCCGAGCGGTCCCGGCGGTTCTACAAGGACATCCTGAATCTGCAGATCTACCGCGAGTTCGGCACCGGGCCCGACCGCGGCACGGTCTACTTCCTGGGCGGCGGCTTCCTGGAGCTCTCCGGGCGCTCGGAGACACCGCCGGCGCCCGGGATCTCGCTGTGGCTCCAGGTGTCGGACGCGAAGGCGGCGTACGGACACGTGGTGGCGCGGGGCGCGACGGTGGACAGGCCGCCGCAGCGGGAGCCCTGGGGGCTCGTCGAGATGTGGCTGACCGATCCGGACGGAGTGCGGATCGTGGTCGTCGAGGTGCCCGAGGACCATCCGCTGCGCCACCGGCCCTGA
- a CDS encoding DUF5134 domain-containing protein, whose product MHGPAVPGWLLVALCAASGAYCLVRMRSCAGEAGRAAGGEAVMGFGMAAMAVPAAVVAPPAWAWLVYAAVFGGAGLRVLWAARASPGGAGGAHHLHHLIGSLAMVYMAWAMSPPAPGGHGAHSGAGGVPLLTGVLLVYFAVFVLRTGSRLVPVPAAAGGPAPAWGARPELALACRVSMGVAMLAMLVTV is encoded by the coding sequence GTGCACGGACCGGCGGTGCCTGGCTGGCTGCTCGTCGCGCTGTGCGCGGCGTCGGGGGCGTACTGCCTGGTGCGGATGCGCAGCTGTGCCGGCGAGGCGGGCAGGGCGGCGGGCGGGGAAGCGGTGATGGGGTTCGGGATGGCCGCGATGGCCGTGCCCGCGGCCGTCGTCGCGCCACCGGCGTGGGCGTGGCTGGTGTATGCCGCGGTGTTCGGCGGTGCGGGGCTGCGTGTCCTGTGGGCCGCCCGTGCCTCGCCGGGCGGTGCGGGCGGTGCCCATCACCTGCACCATCTGATCGGCTCGCTGGCCATGGTGTACATGGCGTGGGCGATGTCCCCGCCGGCGCCGGGCGGTCACGGCGCACACTCCGGCGCGGGCGGAGTGCCGCTGCTGACGGGCGTGTTGCTCGTGTACTTCGCGGTGTTCGTGCTGCGCACGGGCTCCCGGCTGGTGCCGGTCCCGGCGGCCGCGGGCGGGCCCGCGCCGGCGTGGGGCGCGCGCCCGGAACTGGCCCTGGCCTGCCGGGTCTCGATGGGGGTGGCCATGCTGGCCATGCTCGTCACCGTCTGA
- a CDS encoding M56 family metallopeptidase: MLVSLALLSLGALAAVVAPRLMSRAEWPEREPVVALWVWQCVVSAVLLSFALSMTFSAATAWQAVQGQVFAPAPSAVVEAYALGAGGPWSAVLAVVLACGGLWTGAMLTREIHRAHTRRTRRRAELLVRAPLLPGEDPGSDPLVLLEGERPDAWWLPGAAPQLVITTAALRRLKGRQLDAVLAHEQGHARARHDWLLHCSGALANGFPQVPVFAAFRDEMHRLVELAADDVASRRFGRLTIALALVELNEHRGVFGPCPAPDAQLPQRVNRLLAPVPRLTAGRRLRLTAAAALVPVVPLVVAFMPGLSALG, encoded by the coding sequence ATGTTGGTCTCCCTCGCGCTGCTGTCGCTCGGCGCACTGGCCGCCGTCGTGGCTCCGCGGCTGATGTCGCGGGCCGAGTGGCCGGAGCGCGAGCCGGTGGTGGCGTTGTGGGTGTGGCAGTGCGTGGTCTCGGCGGTGCTGCTGAGCTTCGCGCTCTCGATGACCTTCAGTGCGGCCACCGCCTGGCAGGCGGTACAGGGCCAGGTGTTCGCGCCCGCTCCGAGCGCCGTGGTCGAGGCGTACGCCCTGGGCGCGGGCGGCCCGTGGTCCGCGGTGCTGGCCGTCGTGCTGGCGTGCGGGGGCCTGTGGACCGGCGCGATGCTCACCCGTGAGATCCACCGTGCGCACACGCGACGCACCCGGCGCAGGGCCGAACTCCTCGTGCGCGCCCCCCTGTTGCCCGGGGAGGACCCGGGCAGTGATCCGCTGGTCCTGCTGGAGGGCGAGCGGCCCGACGCATGGTGGCTGCCGGGCGCCGCGCCGCAGCTGGTCATCACCACGGCCGCCCTGCGCCGCCTGAAGGGCCGTCAGCTCGATGCGGTGCTGGCCCATGAGCAGGGGCACGCGCGGGCTCGCCACGACTGGCTGCTGCACTGCTCGGGAGCGCTGGCGAACGGCTTTCCGCAGGTTCCGGTGTTCGCCGCGTTCCGTGACGAGATGCACCGGCTGGTCGAACTGGCCGCGGACGACGTGGCCTCCCGCCGGTTCGGCCGGCTCACCATCGCCCTGGCGCTGGTGGAACTGAACGAGCACCGGGGTGTGTTCGGCCCGTGCCCGGCTCCGGACGCACAGCTGCCGCAGCGGGTGAACCGGCTGCTGGCGCCGGTCCCCCGGCTCACCGCGGGCCGTAGGCTGCGACTCACCGCGGCGGCGGCGCTGGTCCCGGTCGTACCGCTGGTCGTGGCATTCATGCCCGGCCTGAGCGCGCTCGGATAG
- a CDS encoding phosphatase PAP2 family protein translates to MRTLAPPPEPRTSLPLPGARTASLTAVLVVLLLVTVAVGWAPLLSFDHTVAVELHRSARAEPGFTQVNRVFSDWVWDPWTMRILVAVAVVVLLWHGRRLLALWVAAASVLGSGLQQALKSMVDRARPVWAEPVDTAQYAAFPSGHAMTATVTCGLLLWLLSRTGAGPGLTRAAALVAAVSVLGVGFTRLYLGVHWFTDVVGGWLLGICLVALTAWTYDRLALNREPLNQEALNREP, encoded by the coding sequence ATGCGTACCCTCGCCCCTCCTCCGGAACCGCGCACGTCACTCCCCCTCCCCGGCGCCCGCACCGCCTCACTGACCGCCGTCCTCGTCGTTCTGCTGCTGGTGACGGTGGCCGTGGGCTGGGCCCCACTGCTGTCCTTCGACCACACGGTCGCGGTCGAACTGCATCGATCCGCGCGGGCCGAGCCGGGATTCACGCAGGTCAACCGGGTCTTCAGCGATTGGGTGTGGGACCCGTGGACGATGCGGATCCTGGTGGCCGTGGCCGTCGTCGTGCTGCTGTGGCACGGGAGGCGGCTGCTGGCACTGTGGGTGGCGGCGGCGAGCGTCCTCGGCTCGGGCCTGCAGCAGGCGCTGAAGTCGATGGTGGACCGGGCACGGCCGGTCTGGGCGGAACCGGTGGACACGGCGCAGTACGCCGCCTTTCCCTCCGGGCACGCGATGACGGCCACGGTCACCTGCGGGCTGCTGCTCTGGCTCCTGTCGCGGACCGGGGCGGGGCCCGGCCTCACACGGGCGGCGGCGCTGGTGGCCGCCGTGTCGGTGCTGGGTGTGGGCTTCACCCGGCTCTACCTCGGGGTGCACTGGTTCACGGACGTGGTGGGCGGCTGGCTGCTGGGGATCTGCCTGGTGGCGCTCACGGCATGGACGTACGACCGGCTGGCCTTGAACCGGGAGCCCTTGAACCAGGAGGCCTTGAACCGCGAGCCCTGA
- a CDS encoding HAD family hydrolase yields MAIKGVLFDFSGTLFRIEPVTSWLRAALDETGVSVGEDAFQRYARELDAAGALPGGSVPDRIPEALADLWSTRDQDARRHRDAYVGLARRVELPDPRLYDVLYERHKTPTAWRPYPDAAEVLGELRRRGAGVAVVSNIGWDPRPVFRAHGLDGFVDAYVLSYRHGVQKPDARLFRAGCEALGQDPRDVLMVGDDRHADGGAARLGCAVHFVDHLPVEERPAGLRPVLGLVDV; encoded by the coding sequence ATGGCGATCAAAGGCGTGCTCTTCGACTTCTCAGGAACGCTCTTCCGGATCGAACCCGTCACTTCCTGGCTGCGTGCCGCCCTCGACGAGACGGGCGTCTCGGTCGGCGAGGACGCGTTCCAGCGGTACGCCCGTGAGCTGGACGCGGCCGGGGCGCTGCCCGGCGGCTCGGTCCCGGACCGGATCCCCGAGGCGCTGGCCGACCTGTGGTCCACCCGTGACCAGGACGCCCGGCGGCACCGTGACGCCTATGTGGGGCTCGCCCGCCGGGTCGAACTGCCGGACCCGCGGCTGTACGACGTGCTCTACGAGCGGCACAAGACACCGACGGCGTGGCGTCCGTACCCGGACGCGGCCGAGGTGCTCGGCGAGCTGAGGCGGCGCGGCGCCGGGGTCGCGGTGGTCAGCAACATCGGCTGGGATCCGCGACCGGTGTTCCGGGCCCACGGGCTGGACGGGTTCGTGGACGCGTACGTGCTGTCCTACCGCCACGGCGTGCAGAAGCCGGACGCCCGGCTGTTCCGGGCGGGCTGCGAGGCGCTCGGGCAGGACCCGCGGGACGTGCTGATGGTCGGGGACGACCGGCACGCGGACGGCGGCGCGGCACGGCTGGGCTGTGCCGTGCACTTCGTGGATCACCTGCCGGTCGAGGAACGGCCGGCGGGCCTGCGTCCGGTACTCGGACTCGTGGATGTGTGA
- a CDS encoding TetR/AcrR family transcriptional regulator, whose translation MSPRSASVNEELRRRSRDRLLQATVDLVGERGYEATTLGDIADRAGSARGLVSYYFSGKRQLFQSAVHRLMHLTLEEALERAPRTTDGRERLARAIDAILGLAVDRPVLMRAHMAGILQAEGFVQCPEQQRLAFLLRDTVERYGSQDVDADYPLLRALLMGAVFAVALPGVPMPLARLRAELFQRYGLDWGLGFPPGQERPGGKSGNGTDQSSQPRSK comes from the coding sequence ATGTCCCCGCGGAGCGCATCGGTCAATGAAGAGCTCCGTCGGCGTTCCCGGGATCGCCTGCTCCAGGCGACCGTGGACCTCGTCGGGGAGCGCGGTTACGAGGCGACGACCCTCGGGGACATCGCCGACCGGGCGGGATCGGCCCGCGGCCTGGTCTCGTACTACTTCTCGGGCAAGCGCCAGCTGTTCCAGTCGGCGGTGCACCGGCTGATGCACCTGACGCTGGAGGAGGCGCTGGAGCGTGCCCCCCGGACCACCGACGGGCGGGAGCGGCTGGCCCGCGCGATCGACGCGATCCTCGGGCTCGCGGTGGACCGGCCGGTGCTGATGCGGGCGCACATGGCGGGCATCCTGCAGGCCGAGGGGTTCGTCCAGTGCCCGGAGCAGCAGCGGCTGGCGTTCCTGCTGCGCGACACGGTGGAGCGCTACGGCTCACAGGACGTCGACGCCGACTATCCGCTGTTGCGCGCGCTGCTGATGGGCGCCGTCTTCGCGGTGGCGCTGCCCGGCGTGCCGATGCCGCTGGCACGGCTGCGGGCGGAGCTGTTCCAGCGGTACGGGCTGGACTGGGGGCTGGGCTTCCCGCCGGGCCAGGAACGGCCCGGCGGGAAGTCAGGCAACGGAACGGATCAGTCGTCCCAGCCGCGGTCGAAGTAG
- a CDS encoding LVIVD repeat-containing protein, translating to MIPLPTTRVRRRRLAVAAAAAGLLATLLAAGPATATPDPGDAPIQGKVSSEQAAAARTLTNSGEIPGVDEVVHSDNIQHLVNIPKEALPGTNSDLAFQGKYAFSGNYDGFRIFDISNPRAPKTVAQVLCPGSQNDISVSGNLLFLSTDSSRSDNSCASTTQPATEKSSWEGIKVFDISDKRNPKYVASVETACGSHTHTLVPEGRNVYVYVSSYSPNTTFPDCQPPHDGISVIKVPRYAPQKAAIVNFPVLFPGEGPDGGGNPGSPTNPGVSKTTGCHDITVLPSKDLAAGACMGDGILFDIRDPERPKVIDQVQDNVNFAFWHSATFNQSANKVVFTDELGGGGAATCNAAVGPDRGADGIYDIVGKGSKRKLVFRSYYKIDRHQADTENCVAHNGSLIPVKGRDIMVQAWYQGGVSVWEFTNSSKPREIAYFERGPISTDQLVTGGSWSAYYYNGYIYSNDMAKGFDVLKLDDRRTDAAKRVRMHELNVQTQPDYFDRGWDD from the coding sequence GTGATCCCGTTGCCCACCACCCGCGTGCGGCGCAGACGCCTCGCCGTGGCGGCAGCCGCAGCAGGCCTGTTGGCCACACTGCTGGCGGCCGGACCCGCGACCGCCACGCCCGATCCCGGAGACGCCCCGATCCAGGGGAAGGTCTCCTCGGAACAGGCGGCCGCCGCCAGAACCCTCACCAACAGCGGCGAGATACCCGGTGTGGACGAGGTCGTCCACAGCGACAACATCCAGCATCTCGTCAACATCCCCAAGGAAGCGCTGCCGGGCACCAACTCCGACCTCGCCTTCCAGGGCAAGTACGCCTTCTCCGGCAACTACGACGGCTTCCGCATCTTCGACATCAGCAACCCGCGGGCCCCGAAGACCGTCGCGCAGGTCCTGTGCCCCGGATCGCAGAACGACATCTCGGTCTCCGGGAACCTGCTCTTCCTGTCCACCGACTCCTCGCGCAGCGACAACTCCTGTGCCAGCACCACACAGCCGGCCACGGAGAAGTCCTCCTGGGAGGGCATCAAGGTCTTCGACATCAGCGACAAGCGCAACCCGAAGTACGTCGCCTCCGTCGAGACCGCGTGCGGCTCGCACACCCACACGCTGGTGCCCGAGGGCCGCAACGTCTACGTGTACGTCTCCTCGTACTCGCCGAACACGACGTTCCCCGACTGCCAGCCGCCGCACGACGGGATCTCCGTCATCAAGGTGCCGCGGTACGCCCCGCAGAAGGCCGCGATCGTCAACTTCCCGGTGCTGTTCCCGGGTGAGGGCCCGGACGGCGGCGGCAACCCGGGTTCTCCGACGAACCCGGGTGTCTCCAAGACGACCGGCTGCCACGACATCACCGTGCTGCCGTCCAAGGACCTCGCCGCCGGCGCCTGCATGGGTGACGGGATCCTCTTCGACATCAGGGACCCCGAGCGCCCCAAGGTCATCGACCAGGTCCAGGACAACGTGAACTTCGCGTTCTGGCACTCGGCGACCTTCAACCAGAGCGCCAACAAGGTCGTGTTCACCGACGAGCTCGGCGGTGGCGGCGCGGCCACCTGCAACGCGGCGGTCGGCCCCGACCGCGGTGCCGACGGCATCTACGACATCGTCGGCAAGGGGAGCAAGCGCAAGCTGGTCTTCCGCAGCTACTACAAGATCGACCGTCACCAGGCGGACACCGAGAACTGCGTGGCCCACAACGGCTCGCTGATCCCGGTCAAGGGCCGCGACATCATGGTCCAGGCCTGGTACCAGGGCGGCGTCTCGGTGTGGGAGTTCACGAACTCCTCCAAGCCGAGGGAGATCGCCTACTTCGAGCGCGGCCCGATCTCCACCGACCAGCTGGTCACCGGCGGCTCGTGGTCGGCGTACTACTACAACGGCTACATCTACTCGAACGACATGGCCAAGGGCTTCGACGTCCTGAAGCTCGACGACCGTCGCACGGACGCGGCCAAGCGGGTCCGGATGCACGAGCTCAATGTGCAGACCCAGCCGGACTACTTCGACCGCGGCTGGGACGACTGA
- a CDS encoding DUF305 domain-containing protein yields MKVFVAVVAAVLALGACESGSDGRDEARQERGPGVVAPGKPGEPARTLSPEEAAKALPDGSPNSADVEYAQMMITHHGQALEMTALVADRAGGEPVKRLAARISAAQEPEIGAMRGWLKTHGKDERTDSHGAHDHGAMPGMATEEQLAQLRAAKGKAFDELFLKLMITHHQGAVTMATTVLSDGNNVQVEEMANDVIAQQTAEIHRMRTM; encoded by the coding sequence ATGAAAGTCTTCGTGGCGGTCGTGGCGGCCGTACTCGCCCTGGGCGCCTGCGAGTCGGGGTCCGACGGCAGGGACGAGGCCCGGCAGGAGCGCGGCCCCGGCGTGGTGGCACCCGGAAAGCCGGGCGAGCCCGCGAGGACGCTCTCGCCCGAGGAGGCCGCGAAGGCGCTCCCCGACGGAAGCCCCAACTCCGCGGACGTCGAGTACGCCCAGATGATGATCACCCACCACGGCCAGGCCCTGGAGATGACCGCGCTCGTCGCGGACCGGGCCGGGGGCGAACCGGTGAAACGGCTCGCCGCGCGGATCAGCGCCGCGCAGGAACCGGAGATCGGCGCCATGCGCGGATGGCTGAAGACCCATGGCAAGGACGAGCGGACGGACAGTCATGGCGCGCACGACCACGGTGCGATGCCCGGCATGGCCACCGAGGAGCAGCTGGCGCAGTTGCGCGCCGCGAAGGGCAAGGCCTTCGACGAGCTCTTCCTCAAGCTGATGATCACTCACCATCAGGGGGCGGTGACGATGGCGACCACCGTGCTCTCCGACGGGAACAACGTCCAGGTGGAGGAAATGGCAAATGATGTGATCGCGCAGCAGACGGCGGAGATCCACCGTATGCGCACGATGTGA
- a CDS encoding FAD-dependent oxidoreductase yields the protein MLRVAVVGSGPSGVYTAQALVQQSLVPDVHVDVLDRLPAPYGLVRYGVAPDHEKIKSLQNNLRAVLEDERIGFIGNVEIGVRGIAPARLLELYHAVVYCVGAAKDRRLGLPGEDLPGSFSATDFVSWYSAHPDARAGGFVLGARSAVVIGVGNVAVDVTRILARGAAELRPTDVPDDVLGALARSRVREVHMVGRRGPSQAKFTTKELRELGSLPDAGIGVEPSDLALDPGYADPSELPAVHRRNVEVVRGWAAAGEDASRAQARGIRLRFFLRPVELLAEDGRVAAVRFERTVPDGSGGVRGTGSYEEIEAQLVLRAVGYRGVPLDGLPFDADRGTVPHEAGRVLREGSPSPGEYVAGWIKRGPTGVIGTNRPCAKETVTSLLADAAALSARPIRGEPLAVLRESGLRPVQWPGWLAIEEAEAALGRSLGRRSVKIPDWAGLLRAAGADDAPRVPAA from the coding sequence GTGCTTCGAGTCGCCGTCGTCGGTTCAGGCCCGAGCGGGGTGTACACCGCTCAGGCCCTTGTCCAGCAGTCCCTCGTGCCGGACGTCCATGTGGACGTCCTGGACCGGCTCCCCGCCCCCTACGGGCTGGTGCGGTACGGGGTCGCGCCCGACCACGAGAAGATCAAGTCCTTGCAGAACAACCTTCGGGCGGTCCTGGAGGACGAGCGGATCGGCTTCATCGGCAACGTCGAGATCGGCGTGCGCGGCATCGCGCCGGCACGGCTTCTGGAGCTGTACCACGCGGTCGTCTACTGCGTGGGGGCGGCGAAGGACCGCAGGCTCGGGCTGCCGGGAGAGGACCTTCCCGGCAGCTTCTCGGCCACCGACTTCGTCTCCTGGTACAGCGCCCACCCGGACGCCAGGGCCGGTGGCTTCGTGCTCGGCGCCCGGTCGGCGGTGGTCATCGGGGTCGGCAATGTCGCCGTCGACGTCACCCGGATCCTCGCCCGCGGCGCGGCGGAGCTGCGCCCGACCGACGTGCCGGACGACGTGCTCGGCGCCCTCGCCCGGAGCCGGGTGCGCGAGGTGCACATGGTGGGCCGGCGCGGCCCGTCCCAGGCGAAGTTCACCACGAAGGAGCTGCGCGAGCTCGGCTCTCTGCCCGACGCCGGGATCGGGGTCGAACCGTCCGACCTCGCCCTGGACCCCGGCTACGCGGACCCGTCGGAACTGCCCGCGGTGCACCGGCGCAACGTCGAGGTCGTACGTGGCTGGGCCGCCGCCGGTGAGGACGCCTCACGCGCGCAGGCACGCGGCATCCGGCTGCGCTTCTTCCTGCGCCCGGTGGAACTGCTCGCCGAGGACGGCAGGGTGGCGGCGGTGCGCTTCGAGCGGACCGTGCCCGACGGCTCGGGAGGCGTGCGCGGCACCGGGTCGTACGAGGAGATCGAGGCACAGCTGGTGCTGCGGGCGGTCGGCTATCGCGGAGTGCCCCTGGACGGGCTGCCGTTCGACGCCGACCGGGGCACGGTGCCGCACGAGGCCGGACGGGTGCTGCGGGAGGGTTCGCCGTCGCCCGGGGAGTACGTCGCGGGCTGGATCAAGCGCGGTCCCACAGGGGTCATCGGGACCAACAGGCCCTGCGCCAAGGAGACCGTGACCTCGCTCCTCGCGGACGCCGCCGCGCTGTCGGCGCGCCCGATCAGGGGCGAACCCCTCGCCGTACTGCGGGAGTCGGGGCTCCGGCCGGTTCAGTGGCCGGGATGGCTGGCGATCGAGGAGGCCGAAGCGGCACTGGGGCGCTCGCTGGGGCGTCGCTCGGTGAAGATCCCCGACTGGGCGGGACTGCTGCGGGCGGCGGGCGCCGACGACGCACCGCGGGTTCCCGCCGCGTAG